One part of the Phycisphaeraceae bacterium genome encodes these proteins:
- a CDS encoding exosortase-associated EpsI family protein, translating to MNSKQQHRQGTAYWAPIGAAVLVLLGSILHGGVGTAHVKGTEEYMLSVEHAVNDIPYHIGPWVGEDVRMTEPARRLLQPNVVLSRKYIDHTTNTGFSLLIVHCKDVRDMIGHWPPVCYPGQGFREVESDDINAPQPANLYRADLLASPDVVRRYRFVRENEIPAQKLIVYNFFARPTGKERYAVDIRAIEKISGDRRIAGLGSAQIQLVLSDNISEEIREQIIQQVFDTIHPAISAIIKGPIQEKTEIPS from the coding sequence ATGAACTCAAAGCAACAACATCGACAGGGGACTGCCTACTGGGCACCAATTGGTGCAGCTGTTCTCGTACTTTTGGGCTCCATTCTCCATGGCGGTGTTGGGACAGCCCACGTCAAGGGCACTGAAGAGTACATGCTCTCCGTCGAGCACGCTGTCAATGACATCCCTTACCACATTGGGCCGTGGGTTGGCGAAGACGTTCGTATGACAGAGCCCGCAAGACGGTTACTCCAGCCCAATGTTGTTCTGAGTCGTAAATATATCGATCATACGACCAACACCGGGTTTTCACTGCTGATCGTCCACTGCAAGGATGTGCGCGACATGATTGGGCACTGGCCTCCAGTTTGCTATCCAGGGCAGGGGTTCAGGGAAGTCGAATCAGACGACATCAATGCGCCACAACCAGCCAACCTGTATAGGGCAGATCTTCTGGCATCGCCCGATGTCGTTCGAAGATACAGGTTCGTACGCGAGAATGAGATCCCTGCGCAGAAGCTCATTGTGTACAACTTCTTCGCGCGCCCAACCGGCAAAGAGCGGTACGCGGTGGACATTCGTGCGATTGAAAAAATCTCAGGCGATCGCCGCATCGCCGGACTTGGCTCAGCTCAGATCCAGCTTGTACTGAGCGACAATATAAGTGAAGAGATTCGAGAGCAGATTATCCAGCAGGTCTTTGACACCATCCACCCAGCGATCAGCGCCATCATCAAGGGCCCGATTCAAGAGAAGACGGAGATACCATCGTGA
- a CDS encoding glycosyltransferase, which yields MHAHAQSYESPSVSTPISTGTGPSLGRFDGVVCFGGVDWWYHNRGHYDLQMMREFSTVMPVLYINSIGMRMPKVGSGSMFFHRIKRKLKSISRGVVPVRDNFWVFSPVNLPGKQFTTFSKKMLPIQVRWAMKKAGIKNPLLWVAVPTAQPMTEKIEHVGLMYQRTDRFEAFKGADPALIRGYDRKLKAEADVTLYCSHSLMEQEKHECSHAEFIDHGVDYRNFEKAGIAADENRKQVEYGATDPEDVCGIARPRVGFVGGIDSHTFDPDLFVEVAQSLSDMQFVLVGGCTLPDGWCDLPNVHMLGQKPYEQVAQYMAAFDVLIMPWNQSEWIQACNPIKLKEYLAVGRPIVSTPFAELDHYRGLVTSASGTTQFVRAIREAIEQSHDPSAGRKRVQTETWTHKASNVLRLLDLKKLAPTRQSSRLDAMLGRTPKNPETDTSPEPTA from the coding sequence ATGCACGCACACGCTCAATCCTACGAATCCCCCAGCGTTTCAACGCCGATCAGCACTGGCACAGGTCCATCGCTCGGGCGCTTTGATGGTGTCGTGTGTTTCGGCGGCGTCGACTGGTGGTACCACAATCGAGGCCATTACGATCTCCAGATGATGCGCGAGTTCAGCACGGTCATGCCGGTGCTCTACATTAACTCGATCGGGATGCGCATGCCAAAGGTTGGCAGCGGCAGCATGTTCTTCCATCGCATCAAGCGCAAACTCAAGAGTATTAGTCGTGGTGTTGTTCCGGTGCGTGACAACTTCTGGGTGTTCAGCCCTGTCAACCTTCCCGGAAAGCAGTTTACGACGTTCTCAAAGAAGATGCTTCCAATTCAGGTCCGATGGGCAATGAAGAAGGCCGGCATCAAAAACCCGCTTCTCTGGGTCGCCGTGCCAACAGCCCAGCCGATGACTGAGAAGATTGAGCACGTCGGCCTGATGTATCAGCGTACCGATCGATTCGAGGCATTCAAGGGCGCAGATCCCGCGTTGATTCGCGGGTATGACCGAAAACTGAAGGCTGAAGCAGATGTAACGCTCTACTGCTCGCACTCGCTCATGGAACAGGAGAAGCACGAGTGCAGCCACGCCGAGTTCATCGACCATGGCGTGGACTATCGCAACTTTGAAAAGGCTGGCATTGCCGCAGACGAGAATCGCAAGCAGGTCGAGTACGGCGCAACTGATCCGGAAGATGTGTGCGGCATCGCTCGACCACGCGTCGGATTCGTGGGAGGCATTGACAGCCACACCTTTGATCCTGATCTCTTTGTTGAGGTTGCGCAATCACTCAGTGACATGCAGTTTGTGCTCGTAGGCGGATGCACTCTGCCCGATGGATGGTGCGACCTGCCAAATGTCCACATGCTCGGGCAGAAACCGTATGAACAGGTTGCGCAATACATGGCTGCGTTCGACGTGCTCATTATGCCATGGAACCAGAGTGAATGGATTCAAGCGTGCAACCCGATCAAACTGAAGGAGTATCTGGCGGTCGGCAGACCCATTGTTTCGACTCCGTTTGCTGAGTTGGATCACTATCGCGGCCTCGTGACATCGGCTTCCGGAACAACGCAGTTTGTTCGAGCAATTCGCGAAGCAATTGAACAATCGCACGATCCTTCGGCTGGGAGAAAGCGTGTGCAGACCGAGACATGGACACACAAGGCAAGCAATGTGCTCCGCCTGCTCGACTTAAAGAAACTCGCACCGACACGCCAGAGTTCGCGCCTCGATGCGATGCTTGGTCGTACGCCAAAGAATCCCGAGACAGACACTTCGCCGGAACCGACGGCGTAA
- a CDS encoding glucuronosyltransferase — translation MIFVTVGAQMPFDRMTRAVDAWAHNRSRDDVFAQIGTTEFTPSHMQWSHLLSPEEFRTKVEQCSVLVAHAGMGSILTALQVGKPILVMPRRGDLNETRNDHQVATAKRFRELGRIEVAETPEELAEALDNLGSLSATDRIQPFASDQLIQTVRAFINTGHL, via the coding sequence ATGATCTTCGTTACCGTTGGAGCACAGATGCCTTTCGATCGCATGACACGTGCGGTCGATGCGTGGGCACACAATCGAAGCCGTGATGACGTGTTCGCACAAATCGGTACGACAGAGTTTACACCGTCGCACATGCAGTGGTCACATCTGTTGTCGCCCGAAGAGTTCCGCACAAAGGTCGAACAGTGCAGCGTGCTTGTTGCGCATGCGGGGATGGGATCGATCCTCACTGCCCTTCAGGTTGGCAAGCCGATCCTCGTTATGCCACGCCGTGGTGATCTGAACGAAACCCGAAACGACCATCAGGTTGCAACAGCCAAACGATTCCGTGAACTTGGTCGAATTGAGGTCGCCGAAACGCCGGAAGAACTGGCTGAAGCGCTCGATAACCTCGGCTCGCTCTCTGCAACGGATCGCATCCAGCCGTTCGCATCGGATCAACTGATCCAAACCGTTCGCGCATTCATCAATACCGGACACCTGTAA
- a CDS encoding class I SAM-dependent methyltransferase — protein MTVLQQLADVESSDSFSNRMRSARFEKFLGLASTLPKPIRILDIGGTNRFWEMRKIAGNDDFQITLLNLQAEQQKHSNITPSAGDATHMPEYEDNSFDVAFSNSVIEHLFTYENQQKMAMEVQRVAKCYWVQTPNFWFPIEPHFHVPGWQWMPKSIRIALLRRFRCGWRGPCKNRDEAKALVDEVRLMQKNEIVSCFSNGTVWAEKFYGLTKSWVAYGGFPSN, from the coding sequence ATGACTGTGCTGCAGCAACTCGCAGATGTTGAATCATCAGACTCGTTTTCAAACCGTATGCGTTCAGCACGATTCGAGAAGTTCCTCGGGCTTGCCTCAACGCTTCCGAAGCCTATTCGTATTCTCGATATTGGTGGCACTAATAGATTCTGGGAAATGCGAAAGATCGCAGGGAACGACGACTTCCAGATCACGCTGCTCAACCTTCAAGCAGAGCAACAGAAGCACAGCAACATCACGCCATCGGCAGGCGATGCCACACACATGCCCGAGTATGAGGACAACTCGTTCGATGTCGCATTTAGTAACTCTGTTATCGAGCATCTCTTCACGTATGAGAACCAACAGAAGATGGCAATGGAAGTGCAGCGTGTCGCCAAGTGCTACTGGGTGCAGACTCCAAACTTCTGGTTTCCAATAGAACCGCACTTTCATGTGCCGGGATGGCAATGGATGCCCAAGTCCATTCGTATTGCACTCTTGCGCCGATTCCGTTGCGGCTGGCGAGGCCCATGTAAGAATAGAGATGAAGCAAAGGCGCTCGTGGATGAAGTGAGACTCATGCAAAAAAACGAGATCGTGTCTTGTTTCTCAAACGGAACTGTGTGGGCAGAGAAATTTTACGGTCTGACAAAGTCATGGGTCGCGTACGGCGGTTTCCCTAGTAACTAG
- a CDS encoding AAA family ATPase, which yields MISAANQDQMQYDAAETPGSSVSPVEIVNRGLRGRYLPAMILGTLFAIPASIIGYMSVKPMYQSVGTIYVRPVQETLIFDTGNQGTYIRGVPPFVAAQAEMLGGRRVQEKAASDPKLISKGWPRGLEGVAKLERAISVIPPKRESTLIKIAVEHQDPQLAFAACNAMVNAYETIFNDESGARENNEFSKIRELRDQLSQSVRVLKERIETVTQPHSFDDLIKLREDKSKQLRQTEIEIGLMKNAMISGAGDPDHSVNSSEYELTLAESEPAFQNLLALRLEKEKKLLAQLAVLTPENQTVIRTQSELDQINERIRERIVRAIEDGLIKVPFDKRTLLWSPQELEAQMIAKEKDRQHLAQELSDFDEKISHAKDLTAEMEKAQDEYDLVNSRFQQRNFESQAGTGTIDVQDRGNLPLHPSKDRRIPLAIAAACAGMGFGMFIVWTYGFIKGSMRYITEVDGQVSSAQLLGSLPLIEEDDPESRELAEMSIHYLRNLLVSRRPRSIGQCTVYTLTSPSPGDGKTSVALSLGVSFAVSDHRVLMLDADLIGRGLTTDLRARGEQGLSEAVQSSDPVSFTRKTQVEGLDMLPAGADEEFPPERLSAESFREMINDLRQHYDTILIDTGPILGSLEANIACICSDETIMIVGRGQRSRMFHAAVERLNRIGARCAGVVFNRAIPEDFAKSVTSVSIGARSIGIPVGGRTDPARSHLRSLFISRLPDYATKDTTE from the coding sequence GTGATTTCTGCAGCTAATCAGGACCAGATGCAATATGACGCGGCTGAAACGCCAGGCAGCAGTGTCTCGCCGGTTGAGATTGTCAACCGTGGGTTGCGCGGCAGATACCTGCCAGCAATGATCCTCGGCACGCTCTTTGCCATTCCCGCATCCATCATTGGCTACATGAGTGTGAAGCCAATGTACCAAAGTGTTGGCACAATCTACGTCAGACCGGTGCAGGAAACACTCATATTCGATACAGGAAATCAGGGTACTTATATCCGTGGAGTTCCTCCCTTTGTTGCAGCTCAGGCAGAAATGCTCGGCGGCAGGCGCGTGCAGGAAAAAGCCGCGAGCGACCCCAAACTCATCAGCAAGGGATGGCCCCGAGGTCTGGAAGGCGTTGCAAAGCTCGAGCGCGCAATCAGTGTCATTCCACCCAAGCGTGAATCAACCCTCATCAAGATTGCTGTGGAACATCAAGACCCGCAGCTTGCATTTGCTGCATGCAATGCAATGGTCAACGCGTATGAAACTATCTTCAATGACGAGTCCGGCGCCAGAGAGAACAACGAGTTCTCGAAAATCAGGGAACTTCGCGACCAGCTCTCCCAGTCAGTACGAGTCCTGAAAGAGCGCATTGAGACGGTGACACAACCACACAGCTTCGATGATCTGATCAAACTTCGTGAGGACAAGTCAAAGCAGCTCAGGCAGACAGAAATCGAAATTGGTCTGATGAAAAACGCGATGATCAGCGGCGCAGGCGACCCGGATCACAGTGTGAACTCCTCGGAGTACGAGCTCACACTTGCAGAGTCGGAGCCCGCATTCCAGAACCTGCTCGCACTCCGACTTGAAAAAGAGAAAAAACTGCTGGCACAACTCGCTGTGCTGACACCCGAAAACCAGACAGTCATCCGGACACAATCTGAGTTGGATCAGATCAACGAACGCATCCGCGAGCGCATTGTGCGCGCGATTGAAGACGGTCTCATCAAGGTACCCTTTGATAAACGCACTCTGCTCTGGTCGCCGCAGGAACTCGAAGCACAGATGATCGCGAAAGAGAAGGATCGTCAGCATCTCGCGCAGGAGTTGAGCGATTTCGATGAGAAGATCTCCCACGCCAAAGATCTGACCGCTGAGATGGAAAAGGCTCAGGATGAATATGACCTTGTCAACTCACGCTTCCAGCAGCGCAACTTCGAAAGTCAAGCAGGAACAGGCACGATTGACGTGCAGGATCGCGGCAACCTTCCACTGCATCCATCAAAGGATCGACGAATTCCTCTGGCAATCGCTGCAGCATGTGCAGGCATGGGCTTTGGCATGTTTATTGTGTGGACATACGGATTCATCAAGGGATCGATGCGCTACATCACCGAAGTTGACGGACAGGTGTCATCCGCGCAGTTGCTTGGGTCACTCCCACTTATTGAAGAGGATGATCCGGAATCCCGCGAACTGGCGGAGATGAGTATTCACTATTTGCGTAACTTGCTTGTCTCGCGCAGGCCGCGCAGCATCGGACAATGCACTGTTTACACACTGACAAGCCCGAGCCCTGGAGATGGAAAGACCAGTGTTGCACTCTCACTCGGTGTTTCCTTTGCGGTCTCGGACCATCGCGTGCTTATGCTTGATGCTGACCTCATTGGACGCGGTCTGACCACCGATCTGCGTGCTCGCGGCGAGCAGGGACTTTCTGAAGCTGTCCAGAGCTCGGATCCTGTCTCGTTCACGCGCAAAACACAGGTTGAAGGATTGGACATGCTCCCCGCAGGGGCAGACGAAGAGTTCCCACCGGAACGATTGAGCGCCGAAAGTTTCCGTGAGATGATCAACGATCTACGGCAGCATTATGACACGATTCTTATCGATACCGGGCCAATCCTCGGATCGCTCGAAGCGAACATCGCGTGCATATGCTCAGACGAGACCATTATGATTGTCGGTCGAGGTCAACGCTCGCGCATGTTCCATGCAGCGGTTGAACGCCTCAACAGAATCGGCGCACGCTGCGCGGGTGTCGTGTTCAACCGTGCCATCCCGGAAGACTTTGCCAAGAGCGTCACATCCGTCAGTATCGGTGCTCGGTCGATCGGCATTCCTGTCGGTGGACGCACAGATCCGGCACGATCGCACCTTCGATCGCTTTTTATCTCACGCCTGCCTGATTACGCAACCAAAGACACCACGGAGTGA
- a CDS encoding polysaccharide deacetylase family protein — MTGIIIVLILTVALMHEVVLPHRSKLASVDRIRRFTAAHKLLVLTYDDGPDSIITQQLLDLMHEYKVHATFFSLWSRACKNPELLDQIQADEHEIGSHSEHHLNAWKTMPWKSTHDLQQGHAQLKQWLSPSNLFRPPYGKLLAPGARTMQKYKATPCWWTIDSGDTEKTLGDPAQVVQRVRSEHGGVVLMHDFDRSHRDDAEQRRNYVLHMTRDLIELARKEDLTICTYGELLDRMKQNIKR, encoded by the coding sequence GTGACAGGAATCATCATCGTATTGATACTCACCGTTGCACTGATGCACGAAGTAGTACTACCGCACAGATCGAAGCTCGCATCAGTGGATCGAATACGCAGATTTACCGCAGCACACAAACTGCTTGTGCTGACATATGACGACGGCCCGGACAGCATCATTACTCAGCAGTTACTTGACCTGATGCACGAGTACAAGGTCCACGCAACGTTTTTTTCGTTATGGTCTCGGGCATGCAAAAATCCCGAGTTGCTTGACCAGATACAGGCAGACGAGCATGAGATCGGTTCGCATTCAGAGCACCATCTGAACGCGTGGAAAACTATGCCATGGAAGAGTACACACGATCTGCAACAAGGTCATGCCCAGCTCAAGCAATGGCTCAGTCCCTCGAATTTGTTCAGACCACCGTACGGCAAACTGCTCGCGCCAGGAGCCCGTACGATGCAGAAGTACAAAGCTACACCGTGCTGGTGGACGATTGACTCGGGTGATACGGAGAAAACGCTTGGTGACCCTGCGCAGGTTGTCCAACGAGTGCGGTCTGAGCATGGCGGTGTTGTCCTGATGCACGACTTTGATCGAAGTCACAGAGATGACGCGGAACAACGACGAAACTATGTGCTCCACATGACTCGTGATCTGATTGAGCTTGCAAGAAAAGAAGACCTGACAATCTGCACATACGGCGAACTACTTGACCGCATGAAGCAGAACATCAAACGATGA
- a CDS encoding exosortase/archaeosortase family protein — MSNTSQRHFTTLGIIALAFAAVAAYAGRAALRDIWDLGWHNEEQSHVLLALPVALWLAYLRRGRVRHEQWRPTWLGPLCMLAGYGISLFGFSTGTDILWHFGAISMILAAGLTTFGPGLLRQFMPAIVALLFLLPVPGTLRQEISIPLQRASAASAHVLIDIMGLPVTRDGNVLTVNGHEVKVVDACDGMRMVSALAIVAYAFVFSVPMRNNVRALILAISPAIAIVVNVLRLVPTAIVYGYAEHESTGDLVHDIGGWAVLGLALILLWGFLRFLRWLEVPVDPHNVDAG, encoded by the coding sequence ATGAGCAACACTTCACAACGCCACTTTACGACACTCGGCATCATTGCACTCGCCTTCGCAGCGGTCGCCGCGTATGCCGGTCGTGCAGCGTTGCGAGATATCTGGGATCTCGGCTGGCATAACGAGGAACAGTCGCACGTGCTGCTCGCGCTCCCTGTTGCGCTCTGGCTTGCCTATCTGCGCAGAGGGAGGGTGCGCCATGAGCAATGGCGGCCCACATGGCTCGGCCCGCTCTGCATGCTCGCGGGCTACGGGATTTCACTGTTCGGCTTTTCTACTGGCACAGACATCCTCTGGCACTTCGGTGCAATCAGCATGATTCTCGCCGCAGGATTGACAACATTCGGCCCGGGATTGCTTCGTCAGTTCATGCCAGCCATTGTCGCACTGCTCTTTCTGCTCCCGGTACCTGGTACACTGCGCCAAGAGATATCAATACCGCTGCAACGGGCTTCCGCAGCAAGTGCTCACGTCCTGATTGATATCATGGGCTTGCCCGTGACTCGTGATGGGAACGTGCTCACAGTCAATGGGCACGAGGTCAAGGTGGTTGACGCATGCGATGGCATGCGAATGGTGTCAGCCCTTGCCATCGTCGCATACGCCTTTGTGTTCTCTGTACCCATGCGGAACAATGTGCGGGCCCTTATCCTTGCGATCAGCCCCGCGATTGCAATCGTTGTGAACGTGCTGCGACTCGTACCGACAGCGATTGTGTACGGGTATGCAGAGCACGAATCAACGGGCGATCTGGTCCACGACATCGGCGGCTGGGCAGTTCTCGGACTCGCACTCATCCTGCTCTGGGGTTTCTTACGATTCCTCCGCTGGCTTGAGGTACCGGTTGACCCTCACAATGTCGATGCAGGATGA
- a CDS encoding nucleotide sugar dehydrogenase, with protein MERIHTNTAKVGIIGLGYVGLPLADSLHRGGLPVLGFDVDQSKIEALAKGQNYLRHLGDEMTKSLSRSDRFDATTDFSRLGECDVILVCVPTPLGKHNEPDLSYVINSATEIGKTLRKGQLIALESTTYPRTTRDEFLPAMLKAAGEPGKSLRSGEDFFVAFSPEREDPGRKDHSTSTIPKLVGGLDDTSTHLATALYSKGIANVVPVSSAEVAESAKLLENIFRAVNIAMVNEMKTILTEMDIDIWEVIRAASTKPFGFMPFYPGPGLGGHCIPIDPFYLTWKAKEVGRPTRFIELAGEVNTSMPAYVIERLTLALNRRRKSVAGSRVLVVGLAYKPDVDDTRESPSFELIEHLRELDAQVDYHDPLVPVSLPVRKHDLGMNSIDLTENNVASYDAVLISTAHACIDYSLIARSGTLVVDTRDAMRQFADDMGDRLVHA; from the coding sequence ATGGAGCGCATACACACAAATACGGCAAAGGTCGGCATCATCGGGTTGGGATACGTCGGTCTGCCGCTTGCTGACTCATTGCATCGTGGTGGATTGCCCGTGCTTGGATTTGATGTCGATCAATCAAAGATCGAAGCATTGGCCAAGGGGCAGAACTACCTGCGGCATCTTGGCGATGAGATGACAAAATCACTCTCACGCAGTGACAGGTTCGACGCAACAACAGACTTCTCGCGCCTCGGTGAGTGTGACGTGATTCTTGTGTGCGTGCCCACCCCTCTTGGCAAGCACAACGAGCCCGATCTCAGCTACGTTATAAACTCTGCTACTGAGATCGGCAAGACGCTCCGCAAGGGGCAACTGATCGCGCTCGAATCCACGACATATCCGCGCACGACGCGCGACGAGTTTCTGCCCGCCATGCTCAAAGCGGCTGGCGAACCCGGCAAGTCACTGCGCAGCGGCGAAGATTTCTTCGTTGCGTTCAGCCCCGAACGAGAGGATCCAGGACGCAAGGATCATTCCACGAGCACGATTCCGAAACTGGTTGGTGGACTTGATGATACGTCCACGCATCTTGCGACTGCGCTCTATTCGAAAGGGATTGCAAATGTTGTCCCTGTCTCGAGCGCCGAAGTCGCGGAATCGGCAAAGCTGCTCGAGAATATATTCCGTGCGGTAAATATCGCGATGGTCAACGAAATGAAGACCATCCTGACTGAGATGGATATTGACATCTGGGAAGTGATCCGTGCAGCGTCGACGAAGCCGTTCGGTTTCATGCCGTTCTACCCAGGCCCCGGGCTTGGCGGACACTGCATCCCGATCGATCCGTTCTATCTGACATGGAAGGCAAAGGAAGTTGGTCGCCCGACACGGTTCATTGAACTCGCCGGTGAAGTCAACACATCCATGCCCGCGTATGTGATCGAGCGTCTCACGCTCGCGCTCAACCGAAGACGCAAGTCTGTTGCTGGGTCGCGTGTGCTGGTGGTTGGTCTTGCGTACAAACCAGATGTCGACGACACACGCGAAAGCCCGTCATTTGAACTTATCGAGCATCTCCGCGAGCTTGATGCACAGGTTGACTATCACGATCCGCTTGTTCCGGTATCACTGCCGGTACGAAAGCACGATCTCGGCATGAATAGCATCGACCTGACAGAAAACAATGTCGCCTCTTACGACGCGGTGCTGATCTCAACAGCCCACGCGTGCATCGATTACAGCCTCATCGCACGATCAGGAACACTGGTTGTGGATACTCGCGACGCAATGCGTCAGTTTGCTGACGATATGGGAGACCGTCTGGTCCACGCGTGA
- a CDS encoding UDP-N-acetylglucosamine--LPS N-acetylglucosamine transferase, which translates to MSTEKPKRILAIASGGGHWVQMLRLRPAFDGHRVCYATVRKEYQQDIPNDTLFVISDGTRWSKLKLIKMALQILIIILRVRPHVILSTGAAPGYFAFRIGRLFGARTLWIDSIANVEEVSMTCRLVEKHANARLTQWPHLAEKDGPAYHGAVV; encoded by the coding sequence ATGAGTACCGAAAAGCCCAAACGTATACTCGCGATTGCCTCCGGTGGCGGACACTGGGTCCAAATGCTCCGGCTCCGCCCAGCCTTTGATGGACATCGTGTGTGTTACGCAACAGTTCGGAAGGAGTACCAGCAGGATATTCCGAACGATACGCTCTTTGTGATCTCGGACGGCACGCGCTGGAGCAAGCTTAAACTCATCAAGATGGCACTGCAGATCCTCATCATCATTCTCAGGGTTCGTCCCCACGTGATTCTCTCAACAGGTGCCGCACCCGGTTACTTTGCCTTCCGCATCGGTAGACTGTTTGGAGCCAGAACACTTTGGATTGACAGTATCGCAAACGTTGAAGAAGTCTCTATGACATGCAGGCTCGTCGAAAAGCACGCCAATGCCAGATTGACGCAGTGGCCGCATCTTGCAGAGAAAGATGGTCCGGCATATCACGGCGCGGTTGTTTAG
- a CDS encoding sugar transferase — protein sequence MNHQPRQATPTPSWTLWGVNCLDLHDRYWASRGIQVVRPGRGDTVQKGPKVFLLIGRTAVVDFKLQSVLSALHWQHLSAVRVRIVDDSTDLYHESVHTDDEGRVLKIARSYAGQLATTAQVWVTTHQPLAELWAQSEHRPHGTQVLGTVLKPNARGAIRVHGRVFDFHENIHVLEWLSTTGSKWHRVSSVFEGIYEYQPGVWVHESATIASDARLAGPLWIGANTEIKPVARVIGPLLLADETREPPTQPPVQWDLVFTPHWNKLPTLRGRSAYRVSKRLFDIAFALIMLLFTIPIYPLIMLAIYIEDGRPFFFTHIRQSRQGKPFPCLKFRTMYNNAEEMKAQLQAQNICDGPQFYAENDPRILKTGRFLRKTQLDEVPQLFNILLGQMSVVGPRPSPDKENQFCPAWRDARLSVRPGLTGLWQVRRTREPETDFQEWIRYDLEYVQQQSWRLDIWIIVQTFKTIF from the coding sequence GTGAATCATCAGCCTCGACAGGCAACCCCAACACCCTCGTGGACGTTGTGGGGTGTAAACTGTCTTGATCTGCACGATCGGTACTGGGCATCACGCGGCATCCAGGTTGTCAGACCTGGACGTGGTGATACAGTGCAGAAGGGCCCAAAGGTTTTTCTGCTCATTGGACGCACTGCAGTCGTTGACTTTAAGCTGCAGAGCGTGCTTTCAGCACTCCACTGGCAGCACCTCTCGGCAGTTCGTGTTCGTATTGTCGATGACAGCACCGACCTGTACCACGAATCGGTTCATACCGATGACGAAGGCCGTGTCCTAAAGATTGCTCGCAGCTATGCGGGCCAACTCGCCACCACTGCGCAGGTCTGGGTGACAACACATCAGCCTCTCGCTGAGCTTTGGGCGCAGTCAGAGCATCGTCCGCACGGCACACAGGTGCTGGGCACTGTGCTAAAGCCGAATGCACGGGGCGCTATTCGCGTTCATGGGCGCGTCTTTGATTTTCACGAGAACATTCACGTACTCGAATGGCTCAGCACAACCGGATCAAAGTGGCATCGTGTTTCGTCCGTCTTTGAGGGAATATACGAATACCAGCCCGGCGTGTGGGTGCACGAATCTGCAACAATCGCGAGCGATGCGCGTCTTGCCGGACCGCTGTGGATCGGTGCAAATACCGAGATCAAACCTGTCGCTCGGGTCATCGGTCCACTCCTGCTTGCAGATGAAACAAGAGAGCCGCCAACACAGCCACCTGTCCAGTGGGACCTTGTCTTTACACCTCATTGGAACAAACTCCCAACCCTCAGAGGCAGGTCGGCGTACCGCGTTTCAAAGAGACTCTTTGATATTGCATTCGCACTGATAATGCTTCTCTTCACTATCCCAATATACCCATTGATAATGCTCGCAATCTATATCGAAGATGGGAGACCATTCTTCTTTACCCACATACGTCAATCAAGACAGGGCAAACCGTTTCCATGCCTGAAGTTCAGAACAATGTACAACAACGCCGAGGAGATGAAAGCCCAGCTTCAGGCGCAGAATATCTGCGACGGACCACAGTTCTACGCTGAAAACGATCCTCGCATTCTCAAAACGGGAAGGTTCCTTCGCAAAACCCAGCTTGACGAGGTGCCGCAACTCTTCAATATCCTGCTCGGACAGATGAGCGTTGTTGGGCCGAGGCCAAGCCCCGACAAGGAGAATCAGTTCTGCCCCGCATGGCGCGATGCAAGGCTGTCGGTTCGCCCCGGATTAACCGGGTTATGGCAGGTCCGAAGAACACGAGAACCGGAAACCGATTTCCAGGAATGGATTCGATACGATCTTGAGTATGTCCAGCAACAATCGTGGCGTCTGGACATTTGGATCATTGTTCAGACATTTAAGACGATATTCTGA